In Erpetoichthys calabaricus chromosome 2, fErpCal1.3, whole genome shotgun sequence, a genomic segment contains:
- the LOC114646135 gene encoding protein rapunzel-like: protein MDNSEVKQIMHGIWMGIAEISCEAAVVHPLFGIVGLVMKALSSAVDKNEDKKVKKDLNELLPKIEQILYENKKTLNQIKKISVILQNDEIVKNIKYQFKTFQYMYEAEEKYKMDEADNFIRMFKECNRSMNLDSLYDSVMWENKIFGQPILEVYKTCSGNDPVVMKKLCTFLQCLFAEGLIALVAFKYVTNDNVDKCVEEWKEKIENVDRKLAEVLNESQFRQ from the coding sequence ATGGATAACTCTGAAGTTAAGCAAATTATGCATGGAATTTGGATGGGCATCGCAGAAATATCATGTGAAGCAGCAGTGGTTCACCCTCTGTTTGGCATAGTGGGATTAGTAATGAAGGCTCTATCAAGTGCGGTggacaaaaatgaagacaaaaaagttAAGAAAGACTTGAATGAACTTTTgccaaaaatagaacaaattttatatgaaaataagaaaacactgAATCAGATCAAAAAAATATCAGTTATTTTACAGAATGATGAAATtgtgaaaaacattaaatatcaGTTTAAAACGTTTCAATATATGTATGAAGCcgaggaaaaatataaaatggacgAGGCTGACAACTTTATAAGGATGTTTAAAGAATGTAATCGAAGCATGAATCTGGACAGCCTTTATGATTCTGTCATGtgggaaaataaaatatttgggcAGCCTATTTTAGAGGTTTATAAGACGTGTTCAGGAAATGACCCAGTAGTTATGAAGAAGCTGTGCACATTTCTGCAGTGTCTTTTTGCCGAAGGACTTATTGCCCTTGTGGCTTTCAAATATGTTACTAATGATAATGTAGACAAATGTGTCGAAGAATGGaaagagaaaatagaaaatgtGGATAGGAAACTGGCAGAGGTGTTAAACGAAAGCCAGTTCAGACAGTAA